The Sphingopyxis sp. BE259 nucleotide sequence ATTACCAGGACGTCGGGCGCGACAAATTTACGGCGGCCGAGCAGAATATCTTCAAGATCGCGCGCGACGAACCCGTGTCGACCTTTTCGATCGATGTCGACACCGCGTCCTATTCCTTCGTTCGCGCTTCGCTGAACCAGAATGTCCTGCCCCAGCCCGCCGCGGTGCGGACCGAGGAACTGGTGAATTATTTTCCCTATGACTATGCCCCAGCGCAAAGCGCCCAGCGACCCTTCAGCACCAATGTTGCGGTGTTTCCAAGCCCTTGGACCAAAGGCCGCAAACTCGTCCGCGTCGGGATCAAAGGCTATGCGATCGAGCGTGCAACACGGCCCCGCGCCAATCTGGTTTTCCTGATCGATACGTCGGGTTCGATGAACCACCCGGCCAAGCTGCCGCTGGTCAAACAGTCGCTGGCGATGCTGCTCGAACAACTCGACGCCAATGACCGGGTATCGATCGTTACCTATGCGGGTGGTGCTGGTACCGCGCTGGAGCCGACCCCGGCGGGTCAGAAGAGCAAAATCCTGGCCGCGCTCGACCAGCTTGGCGCGGGCGGCAGCACCGCGGGCGCCGAAGGGATCCGCCAGGCCTATGCCCTCGCCGAACGCAATCTGGATCCACGCGGCGTCAACCGGGTCATTCTGGCGACCGACGGCGATTTCAACGTCGGCATCACCGACCGGAACGAGCTCAAGGGCTATATCGAGCGCGAGCGCGGCAAGGGTATTTTCCTCTCGGTCCTCGGCTTTGGCATGGGCAATTACAACGACGCGTTGATGCAGACCCTGGCCCAGAACGGTAATGGCGCCGCAGCCTATATCGATACCATCGGCGAAGCACGCAAAACGCTGGTTGACGAAGCGACCTCGACGCTGTTCCCGATCGCCAAGGATGTGAAAATCCAGGTCGAATTCAACCCCGCCACCGTCGCCGAATATCGGCTGGTGGGTTATGAAACGCGGATGCTGAAGCGTGAGGATTTCGACAATGACAAGATCGACGCCGGCGATGTCGGGTCGGGCCAGACGGTCACCGCGATCTATGAAATCGTGCCCGTCGGCGGGCCGCGTGCCAACGGCGACCTGCGCTATTCCCAGCCCGCCCCGCGGATCGCGGCGGCGGGGCAAGCCGGGGAATATGGCTTTGTCAAAATCCGCTACAAATTGCCCAAATCGGCGACCAGCCAACTGATCGCGACGCCGATCAACCGCATGGTCGAATTCGCGCGTTTCGAGGATGCGCCGCAGGACGCGCGCTTCGCCGCCGGGGTCGCATCTTTTGCCGAGTTGCTGCGCGGCGGCCGCTATAACGGATCGATGACCTATGACGACGTGCTGCACATTGTCGGCGGCGCGCGGGGCCGTGACGATTATGGCTATCGCATGGAATTGGTCAATCTGGTCCGCGCCGCAAAATCAGCCGGCGCATTGGCACGACTGGAGCGGTGAGGGCGGCGGCTTTGCTGCCAACGTCAGGATGCAGCGGCGATCGGGTACCGGCGCCGCTGTATCGACCGCCGCTCATTTCTGCGTATAAGACCCGATAATGCCGACGCCCCTGCCCCTCATTCCAGGCCTCCCCCTCGGCGTCGCTCGGCGCCATCGGGAAAGCCGGGCGGCTGACCGGAAACGCCGATGATGCGCGACGACGATGTCAGGGCGGTCTTGCCAGAAGCGCCGCCGCCCGCGCCGAAGCGCCGTGAAGCTGCGATTGCAGAAGCCCTCGCGCGCTTCGACGGAATGCCCGCCGCAGGACGTGACCCCGTCCGGCCACCGGCGCCGTGGTGGACCACGCTCCGCCGTCCGCAGGCGGGGCTGTTCGCCGCCGCCGCGCTGGTGGCCGCGATCAGCCTGCCGTTCGCGTGGCAATCGCCGATTTCACCGGTTCCTGTGGCGGAGGAGCGGATCGCATCCGGCGCGAACGATGATGCGGCGCGCGTCAAAATAGTCGCCGCGGCGCCGCCGGTGGCGATGCGGGCGGTGACGCCGCCTTTGGCGACGCCGGACACCTCCGACATCGCTCTACCGCCGCCCCGGTCGGACGACAGCGTGGCGGCGGCCAAGCCGATGCCGCCCCGCCAGGCTGCCCCCGCCGCACCCCCGCGCGTGATGGACACGCAAGATGCCGCGGCCATCGTGGTTCAGGGACGCGCTTCGCCGCAAGCCGTGCAGGAATCCCCGGTCGCGGTGTCGGTGGTGTCGTCCGAACAATATTCCAGCCCAAGCGAAGGGTCGATCGTCGTCACCGGCGCGCGCATCGCGCCCAGCCAGCCCGTGCGGCGCGGCGACTGGAACGCCTGCACGGTCAACGACCCGAACCGCGCCTTGTCGCAGTGCCGCAAGCTCGCCGACAGGGCGGCAAAAGCCGTGCGGAGCCAGGCCGACATCCATCTTTCCGAAGGCCTGAGACAGGCGTGGAGTGGTGATCTGGACAAGGCTATCGCAGCGTTCGACGCGGCGCTTGCCATCGCGCCCGACCTTTCCGCCGCCTATCTCAATCGCGGCATTACCCATGACCGGCAAGGCGACAGCGCGGCCGCAATAGCCGATCTCGACCGTGCCATAAGATTGGCGCCGAAATCGGCGCGCGCCTATTACAACCGCGCCGTCTTGCTGCGAAAATATGGCGATGCGAAACGCGCGAGCGCCGATGAACAACAGGCCATCAATCTGGACCCGAGGTATCAGGCGGTCCTGCGCTAGGCTTGCAAATTGCGTCGCAGCGTCTGGGCCGGGCACCCGCCCTTGTCAAAGATGTGGCGCGCCACTATCCCCCGCAAACACCGCTTCGGCTCGTGCCAGCGGACGCCGCCACCAAAGATTGCTTCCGCTGAACCCTGTTCCAGCCCCCCTCCCCGTCGAAGCGCTCAATATCGGGGCAGGACGACGCGCGCTTGCCATCGGCCTGGCGGTTCTAATCCCGGCGATCTTGCTGCTCATGCTGCTCTCATTTGGTGTGGAAGCCCCGAGCGAAGACAGCCAGACGCGCATCACCGTGGTCAACCTGGAGGCCAGCGAGATTGCCGATGAGGCGCCCGCACCAGGCAGCCCAGAGCCCCAACGGACCGAAAACCAACCTGCGCCGCCGCAGCCCGCCCCCGACGAACCGCTGCCACCCGTGCCCGCCAAACCGCTGCCCCCGCCGCCCGCCACACCGATCATCACCACGCCAGCCGAACGCCCGCCGCCGCCCGCGGCGCCCCGTATCCCGGCCCGCCCGCCCGGTGGACAGGTGTATGGGCCGCCGAACACGGGCGGCTCGTCGTCGTCATCGCGCGACAGCGAGCGGGTGGGCACCGCACCGAACGGCGAACCGCTCTATGCCGCGGCGTGGTATCGCGAACCGCGCGATGACGAGTTGCGCGGCTATTTGTCCACCGCCAGCGGACCCGGATGGGGACTGATCGCGTGCCGCACGGCGCCCGATTATCGGGTCGAGGACTGCGTTGCACTGGATGAATATCCGAACGGATCGCAGATCAATCGCGCCGTCCTCGCCGCAGCATGGGCGTTCCAGGTGCGGCCGCCGCGCCTCGGCGGACGGCCACTGGTGGGCGCGTGGGTCAGGATCAGGATCGATTATGGCGTCCGGCGGCGTTAGGGGAGTCGGCAAGGATCGAAGCGCGCGGCGCTTTGCAGGCGCCGCGTTTTTTCTTCCAAGGTCGCCGCGCGCGGGCTCCGTCTTGTGATTGTCGCCGGGATGACATCCCGGCCCCGATCACAAGAGGAACCCGATGCGCAACACTTTGCTGGCCACCACCTGTCTGGCCGCCCTGCTCTCGACGACAGCCCAGGCCGAAACAACGATCACCACTGCGACCACCGCACCGGTGCGGACGGCGACGATCAAATCGGGCGCCCCCGACGACATCAAGATCACCTCGACCGGTTCGATCAAGCCGACCAGCGGCACCGCGGTCACCATCGACAGCAACCATCGCGTCATCAACGAAGGCACGATCGAGATCGGCAACGCCAACGGCGCGCGCGGCATCGTCGCCAACGCCGGCACGGTCGGATCGATCACCAACACCGCGACCGGCAAGATCATCATCGACGAACCCTATGCGCCGACCGACATCGACAATGACGGCGACATCGACGGCGCCTTTGCACTGGGCAGCAACCGCGTCGGCATCGCGACGCTCGGCGCCTTCACCGGCAATATCGTCAACAGCGGATCGATCGCGATCGAGGGCAATGATTCGGCGGGCATCCGCCTGGGCGGCCCGCTGACCGGTAATTTCACCAGCGACGGCACAATTTCGGTGCTGGGCGACCGCGCGCTTGGCGTCGGGTTGCAGGATGTCACCGGCAATGTTCGCCTCGCAGGGACGATCGCCGCCACCGGCCTGGACGCGACGGCGGTCCGGCTGGCGGGCAACATCACCGGCGCGCTGGTCGTTCAGGGCAATCTGACCGCTACCGGCTACCGCATCACCGCTGTGCCGGCTGACCCGTCGAAACTCGACGCTGACGATCTGCTGATCGGTGGCCCGGCGCTTTCGGTCGAGGGTAATGTTACCGGCGGCATCGTGCTGGCAGTGCCGCCAAAGGATGCGAGCACCACCGACAACGACGAGGACAAGGACGGTATTCCCGACGACAAGGAGGGCAGCGCTGTTGTGCGCTCGTTCGGGTCGGCGGCGGCGGTGCGGATCGGGTCGGCGACGCAAAGCGTGACGATCGGTCCGGTCGCGGGAACCGGTACCGGCCTGGGGCTGATCATCGACGGCGCCGTCGTCGGAAACGGGCTTTATGCCGGCAAGGACGGCAACGGGATGCAGATCGGCGGCCTCGGCGGCGCCGTGACGATCGCGGGCGGCATCGGCATCGGCACTACGGGTAGCGTGATCGCCCTGTCGAAAGATGTCGCCGCGACGGCGGTTCGCATCGGCAGCGGGGCGACGACACCCGAGCTGCGCAACGCGGGCAAGATCGAGGCGACAAGCACGGGTAATGTCGCCGGGTCGGTCGCCACCGCAGTCGTGATCGAAGCCGGCGGCAACGTTGCGCTGATCCGCAACAGCGGAGCGATTAATGCCAAGACCGGCGGCGACAACGGCACCGCCCGCGCCATCGTCGACCTGTCGGGCAGCGTCGGCACGGTCGAAAACAGCGGCACGATCAGCGCCGCCGGGGCGCTCGCCACCTCGGACCGCAACATCGCCATCGACCTGTCGGCCAATGCCACCGGCGCAACCGTCAAGCAGACCGCCGTCGCGTCGGGCATTGCTGCACCCAGCATCGTCGGCGACGTCCGCTTTGGCGGCGGCAACGACATCTTCGACATCGCCGACGGGTCGGTAAAGGGCAACAGCGTCTTTGGCGGCGGCAACAACCGCCTGACGCTGTCGGGCGATGCGACTTACGCCGGCAACGCGCGCTTTGGCGCTGGCAATGACAGCATGACGCTGGCAGGCACGGCGAAATTTACCGGCGCGGCCGATTTCGGCGGCGGCACCGATACGCTGAGCATCGGCGGAACGTCGGCCTTTTCGGGCTCGCTCGCCAATGCCCAGGGGCTGGCGGTATCGGTCAGCGGCGGCACCTTTGACGTCACTGGCGCGGCGCGGATTGCGTCGCTGGCGGTCACCGACAAGGGGACGCTCGGCGTTCTGCTCGACACCGGCAGCACCGGCACTGCGTTACAGGTTACCGGCAACGCCAGCTTTGGCGCCGAGTCCAAACTCGCGCTGCGGCTGTCGAGCATCGAACAGGCCGAGGGACGGCATGTCGTGCTGACCGCCGGAACACTGACCGGCGCGAGCAACCTGACCGCGTCGCAGACGCTGCTGCCTTTCCTGTACAAGGGCACGCTGACCTCGAACGCGACCCAGTTGATCGTCGATGTGTCGCGGAAAAGCACGACCGAACTCGGGCTCAACCGGTCGGAAGCGGGCGCGTTCGATGCGGTGCTCGATGCGGTGATCGCCGACCAGAAGATCGAGGACGTCTTTCTGGGCATCACCAGCGGCGAACAATTCCGTGGCCAGCTGGGCCAGATGCTGCCCGAGCATGAAGGCGGGGTGTTCGAAACCGTGACCTCGGGCTCGCGCGCGCTGTCGCGCCACCTGCAGGATCCCAACGCACCGTTCCAGGACGAAGGCAAATGGGGTTATTGGGTCAACCAAGCGGTTTGGGGGACGTCGAAAAGCGTTGGCGACACCGCAAGCTATGACGTTAGCGGCTGGGGCATCGGCCTGGGCGCCGAGATCAAGAGCGACGTCGGCAACTTCGGCGGCTCGATCGCTTTTCTCAGCGGCAAGGACGCCAATGGCAGCAACGCCAATGAAGTCAGCACCAGCCAGTTCGAAGGCGCGCTGCACTGGCGTCTGCGCTCCAATGGCTTCATGGCCAACGCGCGCGTATCGGGCGCGCCCATCAAAATGAAGGGCACCCGCATCTTCAGCGCCGAGGCGGGCGCCGACGACATCGAAAAGACGATGAAGGGCAAATGGGACGGCACCCTGTGGTCGGCGTCGGGCTCGCTCGCTTATGATGCAGAAGCGGGAGGCATAACCATTCGCCCGATGGTGGCGGTCGATTATTTCAAGCTGACCGAAAAGGGCTATCAGGAAACCGGCGGCGGCAACGCACTCGACCTCAAGGTGCTGGGCCGCGACAGCGACGAGCTGGCGGTGTCGGGCACCGTGGCGCTCGGCATGGATTTCGGCGGTCTCGACCAATATGACGGCTGGACGCGCTTCGAAATCGAAGGTGGCCGCCGCCAGATTGTCGGCGGCACCCTGGGCACGACCACCGCGTCGTTCAAGGACGGCACGCCGTTCACCCTTACCCCCGATGATCGCACGAGCGGCTGGGTCGGCCGTCTCCGTGGCATTGCTGGCAATTCGGCCTTTCAGGTCGCCGGCGAAATGTCTGCGGAGGAACAGCAAAACCATATTGGTTGGGCGTTCCGTGCGAGTCTGCGGGTCGGCCTCTAGCCCCCCGGCCGGCCCCGCGTGCAAGGGGGAAGCGAGACCCCTACCTTCGCTTCCCCCTTGCCATTTATGGAAATGAACGAACACAGCGATGCTTGCACTAGCCCTCCCCTCCTTTCCGGTGCCGCGGTTGCGCGGTCGGGCGCGGACGCTATATGACGGCGTCATCAGGGGAACCGATGGCGCGCGCCGGGGCGGCGCGCCCCGACAGACAATGGCGTTCCAGAGCAAGCAATCGATGACCAGTTCGCACGACCGAACCGACGCCGCGCAGGGCATCGAAGGCGTATTGCTCGCCAACCGGAGCCGGATCGTCCGGTTTCTGGAAGTGCGCGGCGCGGGCGACGCTGCCGAAGACCTGTTCCAGGATCTGTGGATGCGGCTGACCGATCGCCCGATCGGACCGATCGCCGACCCCCTGCCCTATGTCATGCGCGCCGCGAACAATCTGATGCTCGACCGCTACCGCTCGCTACGCCAGAGCGCACTGCGCGATCAGGCGTGGGGCGAAAGTGCGGCAGGTCACGAACCGTCAGCGGAAATCGCGCTGATCTCGCGCGAGCAACTCGGGCTGGTCGAAGCTGCAATTACCGCGACCGGTGAACGCCCGGCGCGCATCTTTCGCCGGTTCCGGGTCGACGGCCTGGCGCAGCGCGATATAGCGAGCGAAATGGGGGTCAGCCTGAGCACCGTCGAAGCCGATTTGCGCAAAGTTTACGCGACACTCGCCGCGCTACGGAGGCAGTTCGATGCAGCCTGATGCCAAATCCGCCGAAGCGCGCGCCATCGATTGGGTGATCCGCCAGCGCGATGCCGCGTTCGACGATTGGGACGGTTTTGCCGAGTGGCTTGCCGAAGACCCCGTTCACGCCGCAATTTACGATGAGGTCGCCAGTCTCGATCAAGACCTGGGCGCCTTACCCCCGGCTGTCAGCCCGTCGGTCGTCGTAAGGCCCGTTGCACAGCGCCGTCCGTCACGCCGCGCGTGGGTCGGCGGCGCAATGGCGGCGGCGTTGGTCGCGGTCATCGGCGTGTCGACGCTCAATCCGTTCGGCAATGGCAACCGGATCGAGACCGCGGCCGGCGAACATCGCACTATCCAACTCGCCGACGGGTCGCGGATCGAAATCAACGGCGGATCGATCATCGAAATCGACTCGGACCGCCCGCGCTTTGCGCGGCTGGCGTCGGGCGAGGCGATGTTCCATGTCGTCCACCGCGATAGTGATCCTTTTGTCGTCGAAGCGGGCGGCGACCGGATCGTCGATCTGGGCACCGCCTTCAACGTCGTTCGCCGCGAACGCCAGACCTCGGTCGCTGTGTCGGAAGGCATCGTCCTCTACAACCCCGATCGCGACAAGGTCCGCCTGGTCGCGGGCAAGGCGATCGAAGCGCGCGATGATGATGACCGACCACCGGTCGTGCAGGACATCGATGTCGCCAGCGTCGGCGGCTGGCGCAGCGGACTGCTCGTTTACAATGGCGCCCCGCTGGCCTTGGTGGCCGATGATCTGAAGCGGACCGCCGGAATGGATGTCCGCATCGCACCCGCCGCCGCTAACCTGTCGTTCCGCGGGGCGCTGATTATCGACAAGAACCGTAGCCGCACGATCGCCGATCTGGCCGCCTTGTCGGGAACGAAGGCGCAGCGGCAGGGCGATGGCTGGATATTGACCCGCTGAGCCCGCAGTCCCGCCTTGCCTATGTCGCTGCGGCGATCGCGCTGACCGTGCCCGTACAGGTTTTGGCGGCGGAGGAGCGCGCCTTCGACGTGCCGAAGGGAAGCCTGTCGACCGCACTGCCGGTGATCAGCCGCCAGGCCGGGGTCAGCATCAGCGTCGTCGATGCCAAGCTATGGCAGGCGCGGGTCAAGCGGGTGCGCGGGCGGATGAGCGTCGAAGAAGCGATCCAGCGCTTGCTGAGCGGTTCCGACGCCCGCGCCGTCCGCGTCAGCGCCACCAGCTGGCGCATCGAACGCCGCCCGGTGACGCCGCGGTTGGCCCATCGCCCGGCCCCCGCGCGCCAACCGACACCGCAACCGCGGGCGCGCGAACCGTCGCAGGACATGGTCGCCGCAGAGCAGGATGAAATCATCGTCACCGCGTCAAAGACCGACCTGCCCTATTCGCATTTCGCCGGCGTCGTCACCCAATTGAGTGGCGGCGATTTGGCGTTTGGCGGCGAACGCGGCATGGAATCGATCCTGTCGCGAACCGCGACCGTGTCGTCCACCCATCTGGGTTCGGGGCGCAACAAGCTGTTCATTCGCGGCATCGCCGATTCCAGCTTCACCGGCCCGACGCAATCCACGGTCGGACAATATCTCGGTGACATCCGGCTTAGCTATAATGCGCCCGATCCGGACCTTCGCCTCTACGACGTCGACAATGTCGAAATCCTCGAAGGACCGCAGGGCACGCTCTACGGCGCCGGATCGCTCGGCGGGATCATTCGCGTCGTCCCCAAGGCGCCCGACCCGCGCGCCATGTCGGTGCAGGCGATCGCGGGCGTTTCGGTCACCCAGCATGGCGACCCCGGCGGCGACATCGCCGCGATCGCCAATCTGCCGGTCGGCGACAATGGCCATGCGCTGCGGCTGGTCGGCTATATGCTGACCGATGGCGGCTATATCGACAACCCGCTGCGCGGCCAGAACGACGTCAACCGCGTCCATGTCCGCGGCGGCCGCGCGGCGTTTCGCTTCGACGCCGGTAATGATTGGACCGTCGATCTGGGGGGCGTTTACCAGTCGATCAAGTCGAACGACGCCCAATATGCCGACAAGGCCGCCGACCCGCTGACCCGCAACTCGATGGTCGAACAAAATGCGTCGGCACGCTACGGCCTTGGCACGATCGTCGTCATGAAGGATTGGGACGGTCTGCATTTCCAGTCGTCGAACGCCTTTATCGACCATCGCCTGTTCGAACGCTTCGACGCGAGCCTGCCCGAAGCGCCCGCAGGGTCCGCCGCTACCGCGGGCGCGGTGGACGTCGAGCGGCTGTTCGCGCCGGTTCAGGTGACGCCGCTTGCCGACGTCCCGCGCGTGCTCGATCAACGCAATGCGA carries:
- a CDS encoding FecR domain-containing protein, producing MQPDAKSAEARAIDWVIRQRDAAFDDWDGFAEWLAEDPVHAAIYDEVASLDQDLGALPPAVSPSVVVRPVAQRRPSRRAWVGGAMAAALVAVIGVSTLNPFGNGNRIETAAGEHRTIQLADGSRIEINGGSIIEIDSDRPRFARLASGEAMFHVVHRDSDPFVVEAGGDRIVDLGTAFNVVRRERQTSVAVSEGIVLYNPDRDKVRLVAGKAIEARDDDDRPPVVQDIDVASVGGWRSGLLVYNGAPLALVADDLKRTAGMDVRIAPAAANLSFRGALIIDKNRSRTIADLAALSGTKAQRQGDGWILTR
- a CDS encoding tetratricopeptide repeat protein produces the protein MMRDDDVRAVLPEAPPPAPKRREAAIAEALARFDGMPAAGRDPVRPPAPWWTTLRRPQAGLFAAAALVAAISLPFAWQSPISPVPVAEERIASGANDDAARVKIVAAAPPVAMRAVTPPLATPDTSDIALPPPRSDDSVAAAKPMPPRQAAPAAPPRVMDTQDAAAIVVQGRASPQAVQESPVAVSVVSSEQYSSPSEGSIVVTGARIAPSQPVRRGDWNACTVNDPNRALSQCRKLADRAAKAVRSQADIHLSEGLRQAWSGDLDKAIAAFDAALAIAPDLSAAYLNRGITHDRQGDSAAAIADLDRAIRLAPKSARAYYNRAVLLRKYGDAKRASADEQQAINLDPRYQAVLR
- a CDS encoding sigma-70 family RNA polymerase sigma factor: MTSSHDRTDAAQGIEGVLLANRSRIVRFLEVRGAGDAAEDLFQDLWMRLTDRPIGPIADPLPYVMRAANNLMLDRYRSLRQSALRDQAWGESAAGHEPSAEIALISREQLGLVEAAITATGERPARIFRRFRVDGLAQRDIASEMGVSLSTVEADLRKVYATLAALRRQFDAA
- a CDS encoding VWA domain-containing protein codes for the protein MSRFHLMLTAGLSISLVTACSPSNDIASPASAPSPDIVTTAEAPAVEQDSGAIVVTGRRASDAVYDTPVAISVVSSENLSAAPPPAARHVMVTGNSLYAPPRGDVTTPYYQDVGRDKFTAAEQNIFKIARDEPVSTFSIDVDTASYSFVRASLNQNVLPQPAAVRTEELVNYFPYDYAPAQSAQRPFSTNVAVFPSPWTKGRKLVRVGIKGYAIERATRPRANLVFLIDTSGSMNHPAKLPLVKQSLAMLLEQLDANDRVSIVTYAGGAGTALEPTPAGQKSKILAALDQLGAGGSTAGAEGIRQAYALAERNLDPRGVNRVILATDGDFNVGITDRNELKGYIERERGKGIFLSVLGFGMGNYNDALMQTLAQNGNGAAAYIDTIGEARKTLVDEATSTLFPIAKDVKIQVEFNPATVAEYRLVGYETRMLKREDFDNDKIDAGDVGSGQTVTAIYEIVPVGGPRANGDLRYSQPAPRIAAAGQAGEYGFVKIRYKLPKSATSQLIATPINRMVEFARFEDAPQDARFAAGVASFAELLRGGRYNGSMTYDDVLHIVGGARGRDDYGYRMELVNLVRAAKSAGALARLER
- a CDS encoding autotransporter domain-containing protein; translated protein: MRNTLLATTCLAALLSTTAQAETTITTATTAPVRTATIKSGAPDDIKITSTGSIKPTSGTAVTIDSNHRVINEGTIEIGNANGARGIVANAGTVGSITNTATGKIIIDEPYAPTDIDNDGDIDGAFALGSNRVGIATLGAFTGNIVNSGSIAIEGNDSAGIRLGGPLTGNFTSDGTISVLGDRALGVGLQDVTGNVRLAGTIAATGLDATAVRLAGNITGALVVQGNLTATGYRITAVPADPSKLDADDLLIGGPALSVEGNVTGGIVLAVPPKDASTTDNDEDKDGIPDDKEGSAVVRSFGSAAAVRIGSATQSVTIGPVAGTGTGLGLIIDGAVVGNGLYAGKDGNGMQIGGLGGAVTIAGGIGIGTTGSVIALSKDVAATAVRIGSGATTPELRNAGKIEATSTGNVAGSVATAVVIEAGGNVALIRNSGAINAKTGGDNGTARAIVDLSGSVGTVENSGTISAAGALATSDRNIAIDLSANATGATVKQTAVASGIAAPSIVGDVRFGGGNDIFDIADGSVKGNSVFGGGNNRLTLSGDATYAGNARFGAGNDSMTLAGTAKFTGAADFGGGTDTLSIGGTSAFSGSLANAQGLAVSVSGGTFDVTGAARIASLAVTDKGTLGVLLDTGSTGTALQVTGNASFGAESKLALRLSSIEQAEGRHVVLTAGTLTGASNLTASQTLLPFLYKGTLTSNATQLIVDVSRKSTTELGLNRSEAGAFDAVLDAVIADQKIEDVFLGITSGEQFRGQLGQMLPEHEGGVFETVTSGSRALSRHLQDPNAPFQDEGKWGYWVNQAVWGTSKSVGDTASYDVSGWGIGLGAEIKSDVGNFGGSIAFLSGKDANGSNANEVSTSQFEGALHWRLRSNGFMANARVSGAPIKMKGTRIFSAEAGADDIEKTMKGKWDGTLWSASGSLAYDAEAGGITIRPMVAVDYFKLTEKGYQETGGGNALDLKVLGRDSDELAVSGTVALGMDFGGLDQYDGWTRFEIEGGRRQIVGGTLGTTTASFKDGTPFTLTPDDRTSGWVGRLRGIAGNSAFQVAGEMSAEEQQNHIGWAFRASLRVGL
- a CDS encoding TonB-dependent receptor; translated protein: MPVQVLAAEERAFDVPKGSLSTALPVISRQAGVSISVVDAKLWQARVKRVRGRMSVEEAIQRLLSGSDARAVRVSATSWRIERRPVTPRLAHRPAPARQPTPQPRAREPSQDMVAAEQDEIIVTASKTDLPYSHFAGVVTQLSGGDLAFGGERGMESILSRTATVSSTHLGSGRNKLFIRGIADSSFTGPTQSTVGQYLGDIRLSYNAPDPDLRLYDVDNVEILEGPQGTLYGAGSLGGIIRVVPKAPDPRAMSVQAIAGVSVTQHGDPGGDIAAIANLPVGDNGHALRLVGYMLTDGGYIDNPLRGQNDVNRVHVRGGRAAFRFDAGNDWTVDLGGVYQSIKSNDAQYADKAADPLTRNSMVEQNASARYGLGTIVVMKDWDGLHFQSSNAFIDHRLFERFDASLPEAPAGSAATAGAVDVERLFAPVQVTPLADVPRVLDQRNATRMFVSENRLSRPYHDGLGWVVGASFIDNRARQDREYGYGALRAVLPGVTNKITEVTGYAEATVEVMPDLIAAGGIRLSHARLGGMAEGVSLALSQAGRATTASRNETDLLPSFSLLATPLHNLRLYARYQEGFRPGGLAVDGNFVRRFLNDQVRTWEAGVRFGDKGQSLFDASIAVSHSRWRNIQADFIDSTGFPTTANIGDGRITSVSGALAMRPTEALTFELGAVYNQSRVDDLALDILPVFAAAPGRLGRIPNVASHAVRGSVNYATVIGDEDFRVNGWANYVGPSRLGIGPVLGESQGDYIDTGLAMRVGDQRRGLSVTLTNLFDSRGNRFSLGTPFVEGNAGFMTPLRPRTLRIAVDVAY